A window of Campylobacter cuniculorum DSM 23162 = LMG 24588 contains these coding sequences:
- a CDS encoding type IV secretion system protein, whose amino-acid sequence MREKKGKILLICLMFFVFLDLGWANSGQEAPSIKKSNLIALIQEPMQKLLTQAYETIYSNMQNILHNGVAYTIILIIIIYWLILRLKTGYPTRDEIFEALKWLVMVFFVFGIFTSFNAYTGFLSLIYLPANWVRSAVSTLFDINQYGGDFESVVNKAFSLQNKLVVDFVKICNDKSDFGLWGNIIPGGKIGEQIYFVLCLFSLFFYWLYYLVFAIAMLGGICIYTGSSFIAMLLLSTAPIVIPFLIIKPLKPYFYSWLKLVISYSLYPSIALIILSLAMKPLNELEKIVNQQKAIEELYNNTFIAFFPMTLMTIIVIFLLTKIPNWVSQIMGVQGLDSGGVGAGLSLAKQAGVSMASAGVGGLAGGLAARAAGGNILGGVLGGAGRATLSSIPGNKTMRQLMDSAKKTKTSNEYGEATP is encoded by the coding sequence ATGAGAGAGAAAAAAGGAAAAATTTTATTGATTTGTTTAATGTTTTTTGTTTTTTTGGATTTGGGGTGGGCAAATAGCGGACAAGAAGCTCCTTCAATTAAAAAATCAAACCTTATTGCCTTAATACAAGAACCTATGCAAAAACTTTTAACTCAAGCTTATGAAACAATCTATTCAAATATGCAAAACATTTTGCATAATGGAGTGGCTTATACCATTATCTTAATAATTATCATCTATTGGCTGATTTTAAGACTTAAAACAGGTTATCCTACAAGAGATGAAATATTTGAAGCCCTCAAATGGCTTGTTATGGTGTTTTTTGTTTTTGGGATATTCACTTCCTTTAATGCTTATACAGGATTTTTATCCTTGATTTATCTGCCTGCAAATTGGGTTAGAAGTGCTGTAAGCACTCTATTTGATATTAATCAATATGGGGGAGATTTTGAGAGTGTTGTGAATAAAGCTTTTTCATTACAGAATAAATTAGTTGTGGATTTTGTAAAAATCTGCAATGATAAGTCAGATTTTGGGTTATGGGGAAATATTATACCCGGAGGAAAAATAGGAGAACAGATATATTTCGTTTTATGTCTATTCAGTTTATTCTTTTATTGGCTCTATTATCTTGTTTTTGCTATTGCTATGTTAGGAGGAATCTGTATCTATACAGGCTCTTCTTTTATAGCAATGCTTTTGCTTTCAACTGCACCTATAGTTATACCTTTTTTAATCATCAAACCTTTAAAGCCTTATTTTTATTCTTGGCTCAAACTTGTGATTTCCTATTCACTCTATCCTAGCATAGCCTTAATCATTCTTTCTTTGGCTATGAAACCCTTAAATGAATTAGAAAAAATCGTCAATCAACAAAAAGCCATAGAAGAGCTTTATAATAATACCTTCATAGCATTTTTTCCTATGACTCTTATGACCATTATTGTTATTTTTTTACTCACAAAAATTCCTAATTGGGTGAGTCAAATTATGGGAGTTCAAGGACTAGATAGTGGAGGTGTGGGAGCAGGATTATCTTTAGCAAAACAAGCAGGAGTCAGTATGGCAAGTGCAGGTGTAGGAGGACTTGCAGGAGGACTTGCGGCAAGGGCTGCAGGAGGTAATATTTTAGGGGGAGTTTTAGGAGGGGCAGGAAGAGCTACACTTTCATCAATACCGGGAAACAAAACAATGCGACAACTTATGGATAGTGCAAAAAAAACTAAAACCAGCAACGAATATGGCGAAGCCACACCATAA
- a CDS encoding ArdC-like ssDNA-binding domain-containing protein encodes MKNRKDEKQVTAEKETTKDYTQWEDRSNAERLKSINTYYKMIIAKSIGEKKSFWNKSMSSKEIDNTIPYNASTGKPYNGIASLVLRAAKEINGYEDSNFITMRQANLKHGTLKFQINEKGEKEYVRGVKVTHMVNHEYVNKLDSHGKPLMREVKDKEGNITQEPVKEKVFLKEPKLETITLYHVSQFDNLDQSQLKQRDLESLKQRRELEKDRPRDFRSNLDFLELGKAVTQDLNNFLTSQYKGIDYQKIQHQSLKHIRQNERTQEQGRSL; translated from the coding sequence ATGAAAAACAGAAAAGATGAAAAACAAGTGACTGCAGAAAAAGAAACAACAAAGGACTACACTCAATGGGAGGATAGAAGCAATGCAGAGCGTCTTAAGAGTATTAATACTTATTATAAGATGATTATTGCTAAGAGTATAGGGGAGAAAAAGAGCTTTTGGAATAAAAGCATGAGCTCTAAAGAGATTGACAATACTATACCTTATAATGCTTCCACAGGCAAACCTTATAATGGAATAGCCTCTTTAGTTTTAAGGGCGGCAAAAGAAATTAACGGCTATGAAGATTCAAATTTCATCACAATGAGACAGGCGAATCTTAAACATGGCACTCTTAAATTCCAAATCAACGAAAAAGGCGAAAAGGAATATGTAAGAGGTGTTAAGGTCACTCACATGGTCAATCATGAGTATGTCAATAAGCTTGATAGTCATGGAAAACCGCTGATGAGAGAGGTTAAAGATAAGGAGGGTAATATCACACAAGAACCTGTTAAAGAAAAGGTGTTTCTTAAAGAGCCTAAGCTCGAAACAATCACACTTTATCATGTGTCTCAGTTTGATAATTTAGACCAAAGCCAACTCAAACAAAGGGATTTAGAATCCTTAAAACAAAGAAGAGAGCTTGAAAAAGACAGACCAAGAGACTTTAGAAGCAACCTAGATTTCTTAGAACTAGGTAAGGCAGTGACTCAGGATTTGAATAATTTTCTAACCTCTCAATACAAGGGCATAGACTATCAAAAGATACAGCATCAGAGTTTAAAACACATCAGACAAAATGAGAGAACTCAAGAGCAAGGTCGTAGTTTATAG
- a CDS encoding type IV secretory system conjugative DNA transfer family protein → MNKVSTKKTIAGFFITALLGVLMYFILIKILFKPDFLALFDVGVKLLNNLGNPHLKLKAYIAFIGLVAPLTMYVIWWIMPKNSTSEDYGSASFAKESDFERMGINHKEGLILGTLMHKGEYKLIRATKPLSSLVVASPGSGKTAGIIIPNLLSVPNSCIVTDIKGELYAKTAGYRQKHFNNEIQLFSPFSWDNTLFFNPFDKSIVEKMQYIHIKKLAEQIASTIFVAEKGKESDHWVTSAKTLFVFFAEYFMQKKQETSLFELYQAPKADYFDFIDEEYYYEVTEENEDDPNNRTRSQDNNLIWKTWLKQTSFDESIDENTRNQARAYQSISENEFGSIKSTFDTYMKVFSNPQVANATSKMSFSFEDLREKRISMYIVIQTEDMDILAPLVRIFIESLFKRLMSGEECGDKNKFIYCFLDEFVRFGKMPFLLEAPALCRSYGLLPVFVTQSYEQIKKYYGEDDMNIIKNNSGYQVIFTMNSEKDAKDTSELIGDFTHEKKSVSKGNLDLFKSNASLSKEGKKLVSAQDLKNMSNEDLLVLVKGFYKHPIQCKVPYWFKNKNWNGADSLKVLSEEELKEQTENEDNESALLDVKRDDTKEDYEKLGIKAQ, encoded by the coding sequence ATGAATAAGGTCAGCACAAAAAAGACCATAGCAGGATTTTTTATCACAGCACTCTTAGGCGTTTTAATGTATTTTATACTCATTAAGATACTCTTTAAGCCAGACTTTTTAGCCCTCTTTGATGTGGGTGTGAAACTCTTAAATAATCTAGGCAATCCTCATTTAAAGCTTAAAGCTTATATAGCCTTTATAGGCTTGGTTGCTCCTTTAACTATGTATGTTATTTGGTGGATTATGCCAAAAAATAGCACGAGTGAGGATTATGGCTCGGCTTCTTTTGCAAAGGAAAGTGATTTTGAAAGAATGGGCATTAATCATAAGGAGGGTCTCATCTTAGGCACTTTAATGCATAAGGGCGAGTATAAACTCATTAGGGCAACCAAACCGCTTTCCTCTCTTGTGGTTGCAAGTCCGGGTTCGGGTAAAACAGCAGGGATTATCATTCCTAATCTTTTATCTGTGCCTAATTCTTGTATCGTCACAGACATTAAAGGAGAGCTCTATGCAAAGACTGCGGGTTATAGGCAAAAGCATTTTAACAATGAAATTCAGCTTTTCTCCCCTTTTTCTTGGGATAATACTTTGTTTTTCAATCCCTTTGATAAGTCCATTGTGGAAAAAATGCAATACATACATATAAAAAAACTTGCTGAACAAATTGCTTCAACAATTTTTGTGGCAGAAAAAGGAAAAGAAAGTGACCATTGGGTTACAAGTGCAAAGACTCTCTTTGTGTTTTTTGCAGAATATTTTATGCAGAAAAAACAAGAGACCTCTTTGTTTGAACTCTATCAAGCTCCTAAGGCTGATTATTTTGACTTCATTGATGAGGAATATTATTACGAAGTAACAGAAGAAAATGAAGATGACCCAAACAACAGAACTAGGAGTCAAGATAATAATTTGATATGGAAAACTTGGCTGAAACAAACAAGCTTTGATGAGAGTATTGATGAGAATACACGCAATCAAGCAAGGGCTTATCAAAGCATATCAGAGAATGAATTTGGAAGTATAAAATCCACCTTTGACACTTATATGAAAGTCTTTTCAAATCCTCAAGTGGCAAATGCAACGAGTAAGATGAGTTTTAGCTTTGAGGATTTAAGAGAGAAAAGAATCTCTATGTATATTGTCATACAAACAGAGGATATGGATATTTTAGCTCCTTTGGTGCGTATCTTTATAGAGAGCTTGTTTAAAAGATTGATGAGTGGAGAGGAATGCGGAGATAAGAATAAATTCATCTATTGCTTTTTAGATGAATTTGTCCGCTTTGGAAAAATGCCTTTTTTATTAGAAGCTCCTGCACTTTGTAGAAGTTATGGACTCTTACCTGTATTTGTAACACAAAGCTATGAGCAGATTAAAAAATATTATGGTGAGGATGATATGAATATCATTAAGAATAATTCAGGCTATCAAGTGATTTTTACTATGAATAGTGAGAAAGACGCTAAGGATACAAGTGAGCTCATAGGAGATTTTACACATGAGAAAAAATCTGTTTCAAAGGGTAATTTAGATCTCTTTAAATCCAATGCTTCTTTATCTAAGGAGGGTAAAAAACTCGTTTCAGCACAGGATTTAAAGAATATGAGCAATGAGGATTTACTCGTTTTAGTGAAGGGTTTTTATAAGCACCCTATACAATGTAAAGTGCCTTATTGGTTTAAGAATAAGAATTGGAATGGGGCTGATAGTTTAAAGGTTTTAAGTGAAGAAGAGCTGAAAGAACAAACAGAGAATGAAGACAATGAATCTGCTTTGCTCGATGTGAAAAGAGATGATACAAAAGAGGATTATGAAAAATTAGGGATAAAGGCTCAATAG
- the mobC gene encoding plasmid mobilization relaxosome protein MobC, producing the protein MKEKKRIHLCLYVKDEKEKEEINKICKAQKESKSSLFRKLMFSQKHFELLNEIKNFNQINKELVIQIKRYGVNLNQIAYHLNIDVSTEELSKQKLEKLFIDFSKIIKEYEEKWSQSPLSLSNKKRIKR; encoded by the coding sequence ATGAAAGAGAAAAAAAGAATCCACCTTTGCCTTTATGTGAAAGATGAAAAGGAAAAAGAAGAAATTAACAAAATTTGTAAGGCTCAAAAGGAAAGCAAATCCTCTTTGTTTAGGAAGTTGATGTTTTCACAAAAACATTTTGAGCTTTTAAATGAGATTAAAAATTTTAATCAAATCAATAAAGAGCTTGTGATTCAAATCAAAAGATATGGGGTTAATCTCAATCAAATCGCTTATCATCTCAATATTGATGTAAGCACTGAAGAGCTCTCAAAACAAAAGCTTGAAAAGCTCTTTATTGATTTTTCAAAAATCATCAAAGAATATGAAGAAAAATGGTCTCAAAGTCCGCTTTCTCTTAGCAATAAAAAAAGGATTAAAAGATGA
- a CDS encoding ATPase, T2SS/T4P/T4SS family encodes MSLILENQLEILDPYLRRDATELCINEPKEVWFDLGDKWERIEDERLDYEFLESFVIELANRRGLKFNESNPYLSAELPYPYPRYRIQAQHKSTLFNADISLSIRIPSTKPFKLEDFVISAQCQSKGWTHDKLRDLIRQKKNILVSGGTGTGKTSFLNSLMDNIDKKDRVVTIEDSQELNVPVPNKINLAVPKISNESYSYRGAIDNAMRLRPDRLFLGEIDIRNTFSFLRVNNTGHAGNLSTLHANDPKAAIKAIKQNVALAGDMQNPDNNMLIESIITAIDYIIQIKREMGARVITDILDLKNELSLNKGYFLE; translated from the coding sequence ATGAGTTTGATTTTAGAGAATCAATTAGAAATCTTAGACCCCTATCTAAGACGCGACGCCACTGAACTTTGTATCAATGAACCTAAGGAAGTATGGTTTGATTTGGGCGATAAATGGGAGAGGATTGAAGATGAGAGGCTCGATTATGAATTTTTAGAGAGCTTTGTCATTGAATTAGCCAACAGAAGGGGACTTAAATTCAATGAGAGCAATCCCTATTTGAGTGCGGAACTGCCTTATCCCTATCCAAGATACAGAATACAGGCTCAACATAAAAGCACACTCTTTAATGCAGACATTTCTCTTAGCATTCGTATTCCAAGCACAAAGCCTTTTAAGCTTGAGGATTTTGTCATTTCTGCACAATGTCAAAGCAAGGGCTGGACGCATGATAAGCTTAGGGATTTGATACGACAAAAAAAGAACATCTTAGTCAGCGGAGGAACAGGAACAGGTAAGACGAGTTTTCTTAATTCTTTAATGGATAATATCGATAAAAAAGACCGCGTTGTAACGATTGAGGATTCACAAGAACTCAATGTGCCTGTGCCCAACAAGATTAATCTTGCTGTGCCAAAAATCAGCAATGAATCCTATTCTTATAGGGGTGCCATTGATAATGCTATGCGTTTAAGACCCGATAGATTGTTTTTAGGTGAGATAGATATAAGGAATACCTTTTCTTTTTTGAGGGTTAATAATACAGGACATGCAGGGAATTTATCCACACTCCATGCCAATGACCCTAAGGCGGCGATTAAAGCCATTAAGCAAAATGTTGCCCTTGCAGGAGATATGCAAAACCCTGATAATAATATGCTCATTGAAAGCATTATCACAGCCATTGATTATATCATACAGATTAAAAGAGAAATGGGAGCAAGAGTCATCACAGACATTTTGGATTTAAAGAATGAACTCTCTTTGAATAAAGGATATTTTTTAGAATGA
- a CDS encoding DNA type IV secretion system protein ComB10, translating to MKKITISLMLCLALYAQEDLFKEENATQSSYAKNKDLKELFNSKFPVSDYIYKAGIRESENENAQIQELLNMDEKDRENNRENNVSKDVKDNNLSKALEAKQKLEQLRNENKALQNSMVYDENARIKKLLRDSILASRNSEIKDFSNDSRFGNDGFSNQKSIDISTNEHRLYRMIRAGRLIPATLTTAISSDLSGIVTAQVEQDIYAAMGQAVLIPRGSKAIGFYQNDNKIGQNRLEIKWREIITPQGINILLTDAIVADNMGMSGAIGALNNKYFERYGIAYGISTLTNALLLTISSKVDKGNNQYTQELYSNAKSDVGTIVDDIIQQQSQIKPTIEIKAGSRIYIVPTQHMWFSKPKNKEVLMKYFIEE from the coding sequence GTGAAAAAAATAACAATTTCTTTAATGCTTTGCTTGGCTCTTTATGCTCAAGAGGATTTATTTAAAGAAGAGAATGCAACTCAAAGCTCTTATGCAAAAAATAAGGACTTAAAAGAGCTTTTTAATTCTAAATTTCCTGTGAGTGATTATATCTATAAGGCGGGAATAAGAGAGAGTGAGAATGAAAACGCTCAAATCCAAGAACTGCTTAATATGGATGAGAAGGATAGAGAGAATAATAGAGAGAATAATGTCTCAAAAGATGTTAAAGACAATAATCTTAGTAAGGCTTTAGAGGCTAAGCAAAAATTAGAACAGCTAAGAAATGAGAATAAAGCTTTGCAAAATTCTATGGTCTATGATGAAAACGCAAGGATTAAGAAATTGTTAAGAGATAGTATTTTGGCAAGTCGCAATAGTGAGATTAAAGATTTTAGTAATGATTCACGCTTTGGAAATGATGGTTTTTCTAATCAAAAAAGCATAGACATTTCCACAAATGAACACAGACTCTATAGAATGATTAGAGCAGGACGCTTGATTCCAGCCACACTCACAACAGCAATCTCAAGTGATTTAAGCGGTATAGTCACTGCTCAAGTTGAGCAAGACATCTATGCGGCTATGGGTCAAGCTGTGCTCATTCCTCGAGGGTCTAAAGCCATAGGCTTTTATCAAAACGACAATAAAATCGGTCAAAACAGATTGGAGATTAAATGGAGGGAGATTATCACACCTCAAGGCATTAATATCTTACTCACTGACGCTATTGTTGCAGATAATATGGGTATGAGTGGGGCTATTGGGGCTTTAAACAATAAGTATTTTGAAAGATATGGGATAGCTTATGGAATTTCTACGCTCACAAACGCCCTGCTCTTAACCATTTCCTCTAAGGTGGATAAGGGCAATAATCAATACACTCAAGAGCTCTATTCCAATGCTAAAAGTGATGTGGGCACCATCGTCGATGATATCATCCAACAACAAAGTCAAATCAAACCAACGATTGAAATCAAAGCAGGGTCAAGGATTTACATTGTGCCAACACAGCATATGTGGTTTTCCAAACCTAAGAACAAAGAAGTGTTGATGAAATATTTTATAGAGGAGTGA
- a CDS encoding TrbG/VirB9 family P-type conjugative transfer protein yields the protein MKKIILVSALFFNLVFAEQAQQGETLFNNKLDTKSGNALNKYVQDNFSTSAQTKDNNADLMNANNHRELYEDTMALQNYENQNQIDEDQLALMKNAIRNQNLKALQQSFFSKKYKGFENTTNIMFEADKTQKIRTRFAMATTLIFQTDIQSYILGDNTGFKIEEIPNLPNAIAIKPLLIGIDTSLTIFTKDNKLHNFYIYSTDYKSSKNPDLIVYIKDEQSQKELEEKKELLDKDYLIIKEGIAEVRVKRSDIYKHYKQKAKKENAWLLAEEIFNDKQFTYFKYDKEKMPQIPSVFVVVDKQDSPIETRVIGNYIIAETTARQFSIMLGDSYVCVERIEPKEQQTKQINTEYKIYNYE from the coding sequence ATGAAAAAAATCATCTTAGTGTCTGCCTTGTTTTTCAATCTAGTTTTTGCTGAACAAGCCCAACAAGGAGAAACATTATTCAATAATAAACTTGATACAAAGAGTGGAAATGCCCTCAATAAATATGTGCAAGATAATTTTTCCACTTCAGCCCAGACAAAGGATAATAATGCGGATTTGATGAATGCAAACAATCACAGAGAACTCTATGAGGATACTATGGCTTTGCAAAACTATGAAAATCAAAACCAAATTGATGAAGACCAACTTGCTTTGATGAAAAATGCTATAAGAAATCAAAATCTCAAAGCCCTACAACAAAGCTTTTTCAGTAAAAAGTATAAGGGCTTTGAAAACACAACGAATATTATGTTTGAAGCGGATAAGACACAAAAGATTAGAACCCGCTTTGCTATGGCAACCACGCTCATTTTTCAAACAGACATTCAAAGTTATATTTTAGGAGATAATACAGGTTTTAAGATTGAAGAGATTCCAAATCTTCCTAATGCAATTGCTATCAAACCTCTTTTAATCGGTATAGATACAAGTTTAACCATTTTTACTAAGGACAATAAATTGCACAATTTTTATATCTATTCAACAGATTATAAGAGTTCAAAAAACCCTGATTTGATTGTGTATATCAAGGATGAGCAAAGTCAAAAGGAACTTGAGGAAAAGAAAGAACTCCTTGATAAGGATTATCTCATCATCAAAGAGGGCATTGCGGAAGTGAGAGTGAAAAGAAGTGATATATACAAGCATTATAAACAAAAGGCTAAAAAGGAAAATGCTTGGCTCTTAGCAGAGGAGATTTTTAATGATAAGCAATTCACTTATTTTAAATACGATAAGGAGAAAATGCCTCAAATTCCTTCAGTCTTTGTTGTTGTGGATAAACAAGACTCTCCTATAGAGACTCGAGTCATTGGCAATTATATCATTGCTGAAACCACAGCCCGACAATTTAGCATTATGTTAGGTGATTCTTATGTCTGTGTTGAAAGAATAGAGCCTAAAGAGCAACAAACAAAACAAATCAATACAGAATATAAAATCTACAATTATGAGTAA
- a CDS encoding type IV secretion system protein, protein MIVKDNKKDPHFIYKLERNVKAYMLYTIIILAFIIVLLALAISFLTPLKETKPYLVMFSNAESNFVKIAEANLDIRSDVGLLKSIISGYVQNRESINRIDDIQRYELIRVQSDRSVWEAFQNLVKSKNSVYTTSNLYRAVKIINVAILSKNVATVDFTIEQSNKQRTELRWFNYRATLNYDFVPNEDTYSSNLSNPTGFVVKEYALSNINFNEKEKQ, encoded by the coding sequence ATGATTGTAAAGGATAATAAGAAAGACCCTCATTTCATCTATAAGCTTGAAAGAAATGTTAAAGCCTATATGCTCTATACCATTATCATTTTAGCCTTTATCATTGTGCTTTTGGCTTTAGCCATAAGCTTTTTAACGCCTCTTAAAGAGACTAAACCTTATTTGGTGATGTTTTCTAATGCAGAGAGTAATTTTGTTAAGATTGCTGAAGCCAATTTAGACATTAGAAGCGATGTGGGACTACTTAAAAGCATAATCTCAGGTTATGTGCAAAACAGAGAGAGCATTAACAGAATTGATGACATTCAAAGGTATGAACTCATAAGAGTGCAAAGTGATAGGAGTGTTTGGGAAGCCTTTCAAAACCTTGTTAAGAGTAAAAACTCTGTTTATACAACAAGCAATCTTTACAGAGCGGTTAAGATTATCAATGTTGCCATACTCTCTAAGAATGTTGCAACCGTTGATTTTACCATTGAACAAAGCAATAAACAAAGGACAGAATTAAGATGGTTTAATTACAGAGCCACTCTTAATTATGACTTTGTGCCCAATGAGGACACCTATAGTTCTAATTTGAGCAATCCTACAGGCTTTGTGGTCAAAGAATATGCCCTATCTAATATTAATTTTAATGAAAAGGAAAAGCAATGA
- a CDS encoding type IV secretion system DNA-binding domain-containing protein — protein MRKNFFSFLDNLKKKNTQNKDKNIVKNDEKENNILNTFNHINQGADNLLNLAEPKLCSVDEETNIACKFKENFILTRDGNLSMGIELKGVSYSAIELDEELNRLSGRVNFFTRLHPQIELNIIVKKDKVADVSHLPLESENVYANEITSKWQKSQNIYRLRYFLMISTINKNITGFLESIKEKSSEDTKAQKSEANLRIKLNILNETFNDIKTRLGSYKPRLMHNDEVINFYASYANASETKLKYNYELLSDSYMSSDLEFKKSHFIFNTNEGKEIFARFISIKAYESDTIKSLISSNIVKNDNEFLVFAHIQPYAKEKAIKKIKETRVFSQEIIKEELDTLMELVKADKENLLKVSYSMLLKDENLEKLELKTQEIMSILKNQNLNVVRESINQKALFFSFFPSRGNLNARKKTLKVSNVATIMNFENEVTGFNRNDWGEEAVTQFKHLNGTPFLFNFHFQEFGDKPNGHTLIIGGTGAGKTTLTQFLMTNLFKYKIDIFAMDKLRGMFNFTQYMNGEYHDSDSKEFKLNPFSLLNNPSPENVSFLEEWLEMAAGLKEEEHEARNDIKSTLKRLRMGKKEEQTLSFENFLTSLTESNKESNLKIRFENYRNSIFNNVEDALNFNKQLSVLNMDSILNNPKIAGLSAMYIFHKLKNSAKNNESKRGFFCFIDELKDYLSDELMGKKILEAILEVRKIGGIMCMGYQTITLFKQQNYASSFLNNIANFIIFPTSNTKELEALEELIGLTPAEAKFLATTSMEARQVLDKMRLRNESAYLDVDLSKLGSHLKVYSSSSDNVMLMKRLKEQYPNEWRSHYLRQSNERDELKELEEELEKEKKEKKEQVKQDISTKEEEE, from the coding sequence ATGAGAAAAAATTTTTTTTCATTTTTAGATAATTTGAAAAAGAAAAACACTCAAAACAAGGATAAAAATATTGTTAAAAATGATGAAAAAGAAAACAATATTTTAAATACTTTCAATCACATCAATCAAGGTGCGGATAATTTACTCAACTTAGCAGAGCCTAAGCTTTGTTCTGTTGATGAAGAGACAAATATTGCTTGTAAATTTAAAGAAAATTTCATACTCACTCGCGATGGAAATTTGAGTATGGGCATAGAATTAAAAGGCGTGTCTTATTCAGCTATAGAATTAGATGAGGAGCTCAATCGTTTAAGCGGAAGAGTGAATTTTTTTACCAGATTGCACCCTCAAATTGAACTCAATATCATTGTAAAAAAAGATAAGGTTGCTGATGTGTCTCATCTGCCCCTAGAGAGTGAGAATGTCTATGCAAATGAGATAACTTCCAAATGGCAAAAGAGTCAAAATATCTACAGATTGCGTTATTTTTTAATGATTTCTACGATTAATAAAAACATCACAGGATTTTTAGAAAGCATTAAAGAAAAAAGCTCTGAAGATACAAAGGCTCAAAAGAGTGAGGCGAATTTAAGGATTAAGCTCAATATACTCAATGAGACCTTTAATGATATTAAGACTCGTTTAGGTTCTTATAAACCGCGTTTAATGCATAATGATGAAGTGATTAATTTTTATGCCTCTTATGCGAATGCAAGTGAGACAAAGCTCAAATACAATTATGAGCTTTTAAGTGATTCTTATATGAGTTCAGACCTTGAGTTTAAAAAGAGTCATTTCATCTTTAACACAAATGAGGGCAAAGAGATTTTTGCAAGATTCATTAGCATTAAAGCCTATGAGAGTGATACGATTAAATCCTTAATCTCTAGCAATATTGTGAAAAATGATAATGAGTTTTTAGTGTTTGCACACATTCAGCCCTATGCAAAAGAAAAAGCCATTAAAAAGATTAAAGAGACAAGAGTCTTCTCACAAGAGATTATCAAAGAGGAATTAGATACGCTTATGGAGCTTGTTAAGGCTGATAAGGAAAATCTTTTAAAAGTGAGTTATTCTATGCTTTTAAAAGATGAGAATTTGGAAAAATTAGAGCTTAAAACCCAAGAAATTATGAGCATACTCAAAAATCAAAACCTCAATGTGGTGAGAGAAAGTATCAATCAAAAGGCTTTATTTTTTTCTTTTTTTCCTAGCAGAGGCAATTTGAATGCAAGGAAAAAGACTTTAAAGGTTTCTAATGTCGCAACCATTATGAATTTTGAAAACGAGGTGACAGGCTTTAACCGCAATGATTGGGGCGAGGAGGCTGTGACACAATTTAAACATCTCAATGGCACTCCTTTCTTGTTTAATTTTCATTTCCAAGAATTTGGAGACAAGCCTAATGGTCATACTTTAATTATAGGCGGAACAGGTGCAGGTAAGACCACACTCACTCAATTTTTGATGACAAATTTGTTTAAATATAAGATTGATATTTTTGCTATGGATAAGCTAAGAGGGATGTTTAATTTTACACAATATATGAATGGAGAATACCACGATAGCGATTCTAAGGAATTTAAACTCAATCCTTTTTCCTTGCTTAATAATCCAAGCCCTGAAAATGTCTCTTTTTTAGAGGAATGGTTAGAAATGGCTGCGGGTTTGAAAGAAGAGGAACACGAGGCAAGAAATGACATTAAATCCACACTCAAAAGATTGAGAATGGGTAAGAAAGAGGAGCAGACTTTAAGTTTTGAGAATTTCCTCACCTCTTTGACGGAGAGCAATAAGGAGAGTAATTTAAAGATAAGATTTGAAAATTATAGAAATAGTATCTTTAATAATGTTGAGGACGCTCTTAATTTTAACAAACAGCTCTCTGTTCTCAATATGGATTCTATTTTAAACAATCCTAAGATTGCAGGTTTGAGTGCTATGTATATCTTTCATAAGCTTAAAAATTCAGCCAAAAACAATGAGAGCAAAAGAGGATTCTTTTGTTTCATTGATGAGCTCAAAGATTATTTGTCTGATGAGCTTATGGGTAAAAAAATCCTTGAAGCCATTTTGGAAGTAAGAAAAATAGGAGGGATTATGTGTATGGGTTATCAAACCATAACTCTTTTCAAACAACAAAACTATGCTTCAAGTTTTTTAAACAATATTGCAAATTTTATTATTTTTCCTACAAGCAATACCAAAGAACTTGAAGCCCTAGAGGAACTCATAGGATTAACTCCTGCAGAGGCTAAATTTCTTGCCACAACCTCTATGGAGGCAAGACAAGTGCTTGATAAGATGAGGCTAAGAAATGAGAGTGCTTATTTGGATGTTGATTTGAGCAAACTTGGCTCTCATCTTAAAGTGTATTCGAGCTCAAGTGATAATGTCATGCTTATGAAAAGGCTTAAAGAGCAATACCCTAATGAATGGAGAAGTCATTATTTAAGACAGAGCAATGAAAGGGATGAGTTAAAAGAGCTTGAAGAAGAATTAGAAAAAGAAAAGAAAGAGAAAAAAGAACAGGTTAAACAAGACATTTCAACAAAGGAGGAAGAGGAATGA